A genomic stretch from Leptodactylus fuscus isolate aLepFus1 unplaced genomic scaffold, aLepFus1.hap2 HAP2_SCAFFOLD_102, whole genome shotgun sequence includes:
- the TTC31 gene encoding tetratricopeptide repeat protein 31 isoform X3: METDSDDSYLDEYHYYNDDDDGYNGYWDEVTLPGTYCGYRPSYTYTNYITREQADKNAEELLEEEKKEKEKADKKRLKKKRQKDRRRQQRQKEEPAEENLAPVDPTRAAESMAQDMGQEDCGEVVHEDDLDLASSFVRQAQKKMENKPKPERKERHKETLRERGRDGSQDSMGEKTEVPLEKMAATPTAAQRNGHLDEQYRVQDSMDLASVGNNLADRGRYLEALHYYTEAIRLNPGEYRFLGNRSYSYERLGRYREALQDAEKALELRPDFIKGHFRRGKALKGLKRYLEAITAFQQVLSCDLNRVEAAQEVAECQQTLQALTMSTRENLPSLQPCLPSSNNNNKVFRNVVYTRSKGGLSAPPNVPQAQQASSSTLYPVWVGNITSRITEDVLRSQFSAFGVLHSLRILYSRTCAFVNFTSKGAAESAFRALQGMNIEDTTFVLQLRNPEHANLNPGGGGARQPGK; encoded by the exons ATGGAGACGG ATTCCGATGACAGCTATCTGGATGAATATCATTATTATAATGATGACGATGATGGCTATAATGGATACTGGGACGAGGTCACTCTACCGGGGACATATTGTGGCTACCGGCCATCCTACACTTACACAAATTATATAACAAGAGAG CAGGCAGATAAAAATGCTGAAGAACTATtagaggaagagaagaaagagaaggagaaagcggataagaagaggctgaagaagaaG AGACAGAAGGATCGTAGACGTCAGCAGCGGCAGAAGGAGGAGCCGGCAGAGGAGAACCTG GCTCCAGTAGATCCCACCAGAGCTGCAGAGTCGATGGCTCAGGATATGGGACaagaggattgtggagaggtgGTCCATGAG GACGACCTCGACCTCGCAAGTTCGTTTGTACGCCAGGCGCAAAAAAAGATGGAGAACAAACCAAAGCCGGAACGAAAGGAGCGACATAAAGAGACTCTACGTGAAAGAGGGCGGGATGGATCTCAGGACAGCATGGGCGAGAAAACGGAAGTCCCGCTCGAGAAGATGGCTGCTACtccaacagcagcacagaggaat GGCCACCTTGATGAGCAGTAtagagtacaggacagtatggatTTAGCCA GTGTTGGGAATAATTTGGCTGACAGGGGGCGCTACCTGGAGGCATTACATTATTATACTGAGGCTATTAGGTTAAACCCTGGCGAGTACAG GTTTCTGGGGAATCGCTCCTACAGTTATGAGCGCCTGGGCCGCTATCGGGAGGCTCTGCAGGATGCCGAGAAGGCGCTGGAGCTGCGGCCCGATTTCATAAAGGGACATTTCCGGAGAGGCAAGGCCCTGAAGGGACTGAAG AGATATTTGGAGGCTATTACAGCATTCCAGCAGGTCTTATCATGTGACCTGAATCGCGTGGAGGCCGCGCAGGAGGTCGCGGAGTGTCAGCAGACACTGCAG GCGCTGACCATGTCCACAAGGGAGAACCTCCCGAGCCTCCAGCCATGTCTGCCAA gttctaataataataataaagtcttTCGTAACGTGGTTTATACGAGATCTAAAGGAGGACTCTCCGCCCCCCCCAATGTGCCCCAGGCCCAGCAGGCCAGCAG cagcacgcTCTACCCCGTCTGGGTGGGTAACATCACCAGCAGGATCACAGAGGACGTGTTGAGGTCGCAGTTTTCAGC GTTCGGTGTACTTCACTCCCTCCGTATCCTGTACAGTAGGACCTGCGCCTTTGTAAACTTCACCAGTAAAGGTGCTGCTGAGTCAGCCTTCCGAGCCCTACAG GGAATGAACATTGAGGACACCACCTTTGTCCTCCAACTGCGGAACCCCGAACACGCCAACCTGAACCCT
- the TTC31 gene encoding tetratricopeptide repeat protein 31 isoform X2, with amino-acid sequence MLPPTEAPSTVRLPLKHHPRCGSHFLPLRYHPRCGSHFLPLKHHPRCGSHFLPLRYHPRCGSHFLPLKHHPQFGSHFLPLKHHPQFGSHFLPLKHHPQFGSHFLPLKHHPRCGSHFGTIHGAATLLGSNNKASPAPDSDDSYLDEYHYYNDDDDGYNGYWDEVTLPGTYCGYRPSYTYTNYITREQADKNAEELLEEEKKEKEKADKKRLKKKRQKDRRRQQRQKEEPAEENLAPVDPTRAAESMAQDMGQEDCGEVVHEDDLDLASSFVRQAQKKMENKPKPERKERHKETLRERGRDGSQDSMGEKTEVPLEKMAATPTAAQRNGHLDEQYRVQDSMDLASVGNNLADRGRYLEALHYYTEAIRLNPGEYRFLGNRSYSYERLGRYREALQDAEKALELRPDFIKGHFRRGKALKGLKRYLEAITAFQQVLSCDLNRVEAAQEVAECQQTLQALTMSTRENLPSLQPCLPSSNNNNKVFRNVVYTRSKGGLSAPPNVPQAQQASSTLYPVWVGNITSRITEDVLRSQFSAFGVLHSLRILYSRTCAFVNFTSKGAAESAFRALQGMNIEDTTFVLQLRNPEHANLNPGGGGARQPGK; translated from the exons ATGCTTCCTCCCACTGAAGCACCATCCACAGTTCGGCTCCCACTGAAGCACCATCCACGGTGTGGCTCCCACTTCCTCCCACTGAGGTACCATCCACGGTGCGGCTCCCACTTCCTCCCACTGAAGCACCATCCACGGTGTGGCTCCCACTTCCTCCCACTGAGGTACCATCCACGGTGCGGCTCCCACTTCCTCCCACTGAAGCACCATCCACAGTTCGGCTCCCACTTCCTCCCACTGAAGCACCATCCACAGTTCGGCTCCCACTTCCTCCCACTGAAGCACCATCCACAGTTCGGCTCCCACTTCCTCCCACTGAAGCACCATCCACGGTGCGGCTCCCACTTCGGCACCATCCACGGTGCGGCCACGCTTCTGGGAAGTAACAACAAAGCTTCTCCTGCCCCTG ATTCCGATGACAGCTATCTGGATGAATATCATTATTATAATGATGACGATGATGGCTATAATGGATACTGGGACGAGGTCACTCTACCGGGGACATATTGTGGCTACCGGCCATCCTACACTTACACAAATTATATAACAAGAGAG CAGGCAGATAAAAATGCTGAAGAACTATtagaggaagagaagaaagagaaggagaaagcggataagaagaggctgaagaagaaG AGACAGAAGGATCGTAGACGTCAGCAGCGGCAGAAGGAGGAGCCGGCAGAGGAGAACCTG GCTCCAGTAGATCCCACCAGAGCTGCAGAGTCGATGGCTCAGGATATGGGACaagaggattgtggagaggtgGTCCATGAG GACGACCTCGACCTCGCAAGTTCGTTTGTACGCCAGGCGCAAAAAAAGATGGAGAACAAACCAAAGCCGGAACGAAAGGAGCGACATAAAGAGACTCTACGTGAAAGAGGGCGGGATGGATCTCAGGACAGCATGGGCGAGAAAACGGAAGTCCCGCTCGAGAAGATGGCTGCTACtccaacagcagcacagaggaat GGCCACCTTGATGAGCAGTAtagagtacaggacagtatggatTTAGCCA GTGTTGGGAATAATTTGGCTGACAGGGGGCGCTACCTGGAGGCATTACATTATTATACTGAGGCTATTAGGTTAAACCCTGGCGAGTACAG GTTTCTGGGGAATCGCTCCTACAGTTATGAGCGCCTGGGCCGCTATCGGGAGGCTCTGCAGGATGCCGAGAAGGCGCTGGAGCTGCGGCCCGATTTCATAAAGGGACATTTCCGGAGAGGCAAGGCCCTGAAGGGACTGAAG AGATATTTGGAGGCTATTACAGCATTCCAGCAGGTCTTATCATGTGACCTGAATCGCGTGGAGGCCGCGCAGGAGGTCGCGGAGTGTCAGCAGACACTGCAG GCGCTGACCATGTCCACAAGGGAGAACCTCCCGAGCCTCCAGCCATGTCTGCCAA gttctaataataataataaagtcttTCGTAACGTGGTTTATACGAGATCTAAAGGAGGACTCTCCGCCCCCCCCAATGTGCCCCAGGCCCAGCAGGCCAGCAG cacgcTCTACCCCGTCTGGGTGGGTAACATCACCAGCAGGATCACAGAGGACGTGTTGAGGTCGCAGTTTTCAGC GTTCGGTGTACTTCACTCCCTCCGTATCCTGTACAGTAGGACCTGCGCCTTTGTAAACTTCACCAGTAAAGGTGCTGCTGAGTCAGCCTTCCGAGCCCTACAG GGAATGAACATTGAGGACACCACCTTTGTCCTCCAACTGCGGAACCCCGAACACGCCAACCTGAACCCT
- the TTC31 gene encoding tetratricopeptide repeat protein 31 isoform X1: MLPPTEAPSTVRLPLKHHPRCGSHFLPLRYHPRCGSHFLPLKHHPRCGSHFLPLRYHPRCGSHFLPLKHHPQFGSHFLPLKHHPQFGSHFLPLKHHPQFGSHFLPLKHHPRCGSHFGTIHGAATLLGSNNKASPAPDSDDSYLDEYHYYNDDDDGYNGYWDEVTLPGTYCGYRPSYTYTNYITREQADKNAEELLEEEKKEKEKADKKRLKKKRQKDRRRQQRQKEEPAEENLAPVDPTRAAESMAQDMGQEDCGEVVHEDDLDLASSFVRQAQKKMENKPKPERKERHKETLRERGRDGSQDSMGEKTEVPLEKMAATPTAAQRNGHLDEQYRVQDSMDLASVGNNLADRGRYLEALHYYTEAIRLNPGEYRFLGNRSYSYERLGRYREALQDAEKALELRPDFIKGHFRRGKALKGLKRYLEAITAFQQVLSCDLNRVEAAQEVAECQQTLQALTMSTRENLPSLQPCLPSSNNNNKVFRNVVYTRSKGGLSAPPNVPQAQQASSSTLYPVWVGNITSRITEDVLRSQFSAFGVLHSLRILYSRTCAFVNFTSKGAAESAFRALQGMNIEDTTFVLQLRNPEHANLNPGGGGARQPGK, from the exons ATGCTTCCTCCCACTGAAGCACCATCCACAGTTCGGCTCCCACTGAAGCACCATCCACGGTGTGGCTCCCACTTCCTCCCACTGAGGTACCATCCACGGTGCGGCTCCCACTTCCTCCCACTGAAGCACCATCCACGGTGTGGCTCCCACTTCCTCCCACTGAGGTACCATCCACGGTGCGGCTCCCACTTCCTCCCACTGAAGCACCATCCACAGTTCGGCTCCCACTTCCTCCCACTGAAGCACCATCCACAGTTCGGCTCCCACTTCCTCCCACTGAAGCACCATCCACAGTTCGGCTCCCACTTCCTCCCACTGAAGCACCATCCACGGTGCGGCTCCCACTTCGGCACCATCCACGGTGCGGCCACGCTTCTGGGAAGTAACAACAAAGCTTCTCCTGCCCCTG ATTCCGATGACAGCTATCTGGATGAATATCATTATTATAATGATGACGATGATGGCTATAATGGATACTGGGACGAGGTCACTCTACCGGGGACATATTGTGGCTACCGGCCATCCTACACTTACACAAATTATATAACAAGAGAG CAGGCAGATAAAAATGCTGAAGAACTATtagaggaagagaagaaagagaaggagaaagcggataagaagaggctgaagaagaaG AGACAGAAGGATCGTAGACGTCAGCAGCGGCAGAAGGAGGAGCCGGCAGAGGAGAACCTG GCTCCAGTAGATCCCACCAGAGCTGCAGAGTCGATGGCTCAGGATATGGGACaagaggattgtggagaggtgGTCCATGAG GACGACCTCGACCTCGCAAGTTCGTTTGTACGCCAGGCGCAAAAAAAGATGGAGAACAAACCAAAGCCGGAACGAAAGGAGCGACATAAAGAGACTCTACGTGAAAGAGGGCGGGATGGATCTCAGGACAGCATGGGCGAGAAAACGGAAGTCCCGCTCGAGAAGATGGCTGCTACtccaacagcagcacagaggaat GGCCACCTTGATGAGCAGTAtagagtacaggacagtatggatTTAGCCA GTGTTGGGAATAATTTGGCTGACAGGGGGCGCTACCTGGAGGCATTACATTATTATACTGAGGCTATTAGGTTAAACCCTGGCGAGTACAG GTTTCTGGGGAATCGCTCCTACAGTTATGAGCGCCTGGGCCGCTATCGGGAGGCTCTGCAGGATGCCGAGAAGGCGCTGGAGCTGCGGCCCGATTTCATAAAGGGACATTTCCGGAGAGGCAAGGCCCTGAAGGGACTGAAG AGATATTTGGAGGCTATTACAGCATTCCAGCAGGTCTTATCATGTGACCTGAATCGCGTGGAGGCCGCGCAGGAGGTCGCGGAGTGTCAGCAGACACTGCAG GCGCTGACCATGTCCACAAGGGAGAACCTCCCGAGCCTCCAGCCATGTCTGCCAA gttctaataataataataaagtcttTCGTAACGTGGTTTATACGAGATCTAAAGGAGGACTCTCCGCCCCCCCCAATGTGCCCCAGGCCCAGCAGGCCAGCAG cagcacgcTCTACCCCGTCTGGGTGGGTAACATCACCAGCAGGATCACAGAGGACGTGTTGAGGTCGCAGTTTTCAGC GTTCGGTGTACTTCACTCCCTCCGTATCCTGTACAGTAGGACCTGCGCCTTTGTAAACTTCACCAGTAAAGGTGCTGCTGAGTCAGCCTTCCGAGCCCTACAG GGAATGAACATTGAGGACACCACCTTTGTCCTCCAACTGCGGAACCCCGAACACGCCAACCTGAACCCT